One genomic region from Hoeflea algicola encodes:
- a CDS encoding DUF4164 domain-containing protein, translating into MPTEKTVKSALEALNKALNQLDNEVDRQVEASRNSVEAAAELNRMIEDRSHIAQELDLAQDRANRLEEANREVSRRLVTAMETIRAVLDR; encoded by the coding sequence ATGCCCACTGAAAAAACAGTGAAATCTGCACTTGAGGCATTAAACAAAGCCTTGAACCAGCTCGACAATGAGGTTGACCGGCAAGTTGAAGCGAGTCGCAATTCAGTCGAGGCCGCTGCGGAGCTCAACCGGATGATTGAAGATCGGTCCCACATCGCCCAGGAACTCGATCTGGCACAGGACCGCGCCAACCGTCTGGAGGAAGCCAATCGCGAGGTTTCACGCCGGTTGGTGACGGCGATGGAAACCATTCGGGCAGTGCTGGACCGCTGA
- a CDS encoding cell division protein ZapA yields MAQVTVSIDSKTYRMACEEGQEEHLTELAGRFDRYVGHLKGQFGEIGDLRITVMAGIMVMDELHELQRRMRGLEAEVETLKKTRDNALTKVDKTDHDLAAALTEVTSKIEKIAKKLNG; encoded by the coding sequence ATGGCTCAGGTCACCGTTAGTATCGACAGCAAGACCTACCGAATGGCCTGCGAGGAAGGCCAGGAGGAGCATCTGACCGAACTCGCCGGCCGATTTGATCGCTATGTCGGGCATCTCAAGGGCCAGTTTGGCGAAATCGGCGATCTGCGCATTACCGTGATGGCGGGAATCATGGTGATGGATGAATTGCATGAATTGCAGCGGCGCATGCGCGGGCTTGAAGCTGAGGTCGAAACCTTGAAGAAAACCCGCGACAACGCACTGACCAAGGTTGATAAAACTGATCACGATCTGGCAGCCGCGCTGACCGAGGTGACGAGCAAGATCGAGAAAATCGCCAAGAAATTGAATGGCTGA